The genomic region CTCTGCCGGCGTGCAGGGAACCGCGATCGACGTCGAGATCCAGGCCCGCAGCCTGGAGCACACGAAGCAGGTGATGAACGAGCTGAACGCCTCCTTCACCGGTCAGTCGGTCGAGACGATCGAGGCGGACTCCGACCGCGACCGCTGGTTCACCGCGGAACAGGCACGGGACTACGGGTTCGTCGACTCGGTCGTCTCCTCGCTCGCGGAGATCCGGCCCGCAGGCCGCAACTCGGGGCTGGGATACTGATGGGGCACTTCACGATCCCGGACGTCATCGAGCGGACGCCGAACGGTGAACGCGCGATGGACGTCTACTCGCGGCTGCTGTCGGACCGGGTGATCTACCTGGGCACCGAGATCGACGACGACGTGGCCAACGTGGCGGTCGCGCAACTGGTCCACCTGGATTCGGACTCCGCGGACCTGGAGATCTGCCTGTACCTCAACTCGCCGGGTGGCTCGATGTCGGCGGCAATGGCCATCTACGACACCATGCAGTTCGTCCATGCTCCCGTGGCGACGATCTGCGTCGGACAGGCTGCCTCGGCCGCAGCGGTCCTGTTGGCCGGCGGCTCGGTCGGTAGGCGGGCGATCCTCGCGCATGCCAGGGTGTTGTTGCACCAACCGTCCATCGGCGGTCGCGGCACGATCAGTGATCTGGCGCTGCACACCCAGGAGGTGCTGAGGGTGCGGGAGCAGATGAACGAGGTGCTCTCGTTGCACACCGGGCGGTCGACGGATCAGTTGCTCGCAGACACCGAGCGCGACAAGGTGTTCACCGCCGAGCAGGCAGTCGCCTACGGTCTCGCGGACCGCATCGTCGTGCCGCACAAGCTGCAGAGCGGTGGCCCGGCTCAGACGGCCAGCAGTACCGGTCCGTGACGGTCGCCGGCGGAACGGATGCTCGTCAGACCGAGCTGAAGAATACTGTGCCGCAATAACTCTGCCAGGTCCAGCTGCAGGGCTCCGCAGATGGATGCCAGCATCTCGGACGACGGGTCCTTCAGACCGCGCTCGACCTCGGAGAGGTACTGCGGGCTGATGCCGGCCCGCTGTGCCACCTCACCCAGGGTACGACCGAGCTCGGTGCGTCGGGCGCGCAGCCGCGCGCCGGCGAGTTCGCGCCACAGCGGGTCGATGGCGGGGGACTCGGCGGCAGGACCCGGTCTGCGGAACTCCAGGACCCGTCCACCCTCTTCGCGGTCGGCGCTACGGGTCGGTGACGGCTCCGGTCGGTCCATGTCCCGACCCTAGAACCTTCCCACGCCGCGCCCGGAGGTTGTTCGCCCTCGGCTGACCTGACGCGCTGGGCCCGTCGGGTGGTCCCGGCAGCAGGGTTCAGCTGTCGGCGGGTGCGGCCGGCGCCGCATCCTTCCGCAGCAACTTCCGCAGCAGGATCACCCCGACGAACACCAGCGCCGCGGGCAGCGCGGTCGTCAGCAGGGAGCTCAGCCGGCCGTCGCCGGAGCGGTGTGCGGCGGATCGGTCGCCGGTGACCCGTCGGACGTACTGCCCGCTGTCGTCGCCCCTGTGCAGGGCCTGCTCGCGGCGGGCCGCGGCGATGGTGTCGGGGTTCTCGACGTCCACCAGTTCGGCGCCGCCGGTACCGCGGCCGACCAACTTGGTCGACACCGCGTCGGCGAACTGTCCGATGTGCCGGTTGCCGATCTCCACCATCAGCGGGCGGCCGAACTGCGCCGGGCGACCGGTGAGCGACAGAGTGGTGACGACATCGACCTGGGTCATGTTGGGGGACAGGGGCTTCGCGACGGCAGTCACCATGACAGTGCCGGTGCTGCCCGGCCCTTCGGTGCCGGTCGCCTCGAGTGTCGCGGTGTGCGCCGCCGCGTTCTTCTCGACGAACCTGGCTGTGCCCTTGTAGGTCAAGCGGAGCGGGCCGGCCTTGAACTTGAGCGAGCCGGTGAAGGTGTCGCCTTCGACCTTCTCCAGGTGGGCGCCCGGGAAACATTCGGCCACGATCCCGACGTCGGTGAGTGTTGCCCAGGCCTGGTCGACCCCCACCGGCAGGTCGAAGCGATGCTCCAGTTCCACGGTCCAGCCTCTCGTCGATGACCCAGTACTTCCGCAGTGGTGCTGCTACCTGCGCCGCTCCCATCGTAGTGGGCCGTCCCCGACCTCGGACCTGTCCTCGCGGGCGGGCCGCGCTGCCCAGGGCGGGGCGGTGCACAGCGACGCGCGACGAGCACTGCACCGGCTCCTCGACGAATCACTCGCATGCCTTGACATTCATATGAACGCGCAGTCATCATCGATGGATGGACGGATTCGCGGTGATCGCGGAACCGAGCAGACGGCGGATCGTGGACCAGCTGCGCGTCGGGGCCAGGGATGTCGCAGGTCTGGTCGACACCCTGGGTCTGTCCCAGTCCTTGGTGTCCAAGCACCTCAGGGTGTTGCGCGAGGCCGGTGTCGTCACGGTCGAGGTCGCAGGAAGACGCCGGGTGTACCGCTTGAGTGACGAGCCACTGCCGGATGTGCTGGCCTGGGTCGAGCCCTACCACCGCAGGTGGTCGCAGGCATTCGACTCCTTGGCCGACGCGCTGGACGCCGACCGCCGACAACGGGAGAAGCCCTGATGAGCAACGACTTCGACATCCGGTTGTTGACGGCCGAACGTATCGCCGCTGCGCCGACGGACGCGGAACTCAGCGAGCACGACGGCACCTGGGTGCTCACGGTCCGGCGGGTGCTGGCCCATCCGCCGTCCGAGGTCTGGCCCATGCTCACCGATCCGGCGCAGCTGGTGCGATGGTCGCCGATCGTGCCGGATCGCGTGCTGGACTCGGCGGGACCAGCCTTGTCACGGGAGTCGCCGGACACCGAGCCGGTGGATGTCGAGGTGCTGCAGTGTCGCGTTCCGGACGAGCTCGTCCACCGCTGGGGATCCAACGTCCTGCGGTGGAGGCTGCGTGCGGTGCCCGACGGCACCCACCTCACGCTGGAGCAGTCCTTCGGTGACCGCACCGAGGCCCCGCTCTACGGTGCCGGCTGGCAGGTCTGCCTCGGTGTGCTGGGCCTGCTGGACGACGGTGTCGACGCGCCACGGGTGGTCGGCCCGGAGTCCCTCCAGTACGGCTGGGAGCGCGTGCGGGATCAGTACGCCTCCCTGTTCACACCTCAACCCTGACCCGAGAGGACACCATGTCGAAGCCGGTGCCGTTCCTGACCTTCCAACGGACACAGCGCCGAGAGCGCGATGCACTTCTACGTCGAGAAGTTCGACGACAGTGAGGTGCTGTTCATCCACCGTCGTCCCGAGGGCTCGCCCGGGGCCGGGACCGTCATGCTGGCGGAGTTCTCCATCGGCGGAGCCCACATCCGGTGCAGCGACAGCTTTGTCGAGCACGAGTGGGACTTCACGCCGGCGACGTCCATGTGGCTGGACTGCGCGACGGAGGAGGAGCAGCAACGGCTGTTCACCGGACTGAGCCAGGACGGCCGGGTGCTCATGCCGCTCGACGACTACGGTTTCGGACCCTTCGGCTGGGTGGACGACCGGTTCGGCATCTCCTGGCAGCTGGCCATCGGCTGACCGGCGGGCCGCACGTTCCGTGCGGGTTCATGCCCGGGGGACGCGGCCGTCCTGGGATGCTGCTCCGATGTACCTGCTGCCGCACCTGGGCCCCGACGACGTCGCCGCCGTGCCGTGGCCGGTGGTGGTCGAGGCGATCGCTCGCGCGGCTGTCACCGACCGCGCAGGAGGCCCGGCACGGAGTGCCGTCCCGCTGGCGCGGGGCGAGTTCCTGCTGATGCCGGCCGAGTCGCCGGACGCCGTCGGGATCAAGGTCCTGACGATCGCGCCGGACAACCCGGCGCTCGGTGCCCCTCGGATCCAGGGTGTGTACCTGGTCTTCGACCAGCACACCCTCACCCCGCGGGCACTGATCGACGGTCCGGCACTGACCGAGCTGCGCACCGCCGCCGTCTCGACCCATGGCATCCTGCAGCTGGCACCACCGGATCGGACACCGGGCGCGTTGGTGGTCTTCGGATCCGGGCCGCAGGCGATCGCCCACGCACGGGCGCTCGACGCCGTCCGTCCGCCCACCGGAACGACGCTGATCGCCAGGGACGCAACAGGTCTGGCACGAGCGGCTGCTCAGCTCGTCGACCTCCAAGGACCGGTCCTCGGGATCGTCGCCGACCGGAGCGCGGCGGTGGCGGAGGCGGTCCATGGGGCCGAAGTGGTGGTGTGTGCGACCACGGCGAGGACTCCGCTCTTCGACGGTTCCTGGCTCGCCGACGATGCGCTGGTCGTCGCGGTCGGTTCCCACGAGCCCGTCTCTCGGGAGCTCGACGCAGCGGTGTTCGCTCGCGCCGCCGTGGTGCTGGTCGAGGATGTGCCCACCGCACTTCGGGAGGCCGGCGACGTGATCCTGGCGGTGCAGGAGGGCGTGCTGGATCCGGGATCGTTGCTCCCGCTCGGCGCCCGGATCCCGGCCGGAATCGCCGGACCGCGGGTGTTCAAGAGCGTCGGGATGGCCTGGGAAGACCTGGCCATCGCCGGAGCGGTGTTGGCGAGGCGCTGACCACCGCTCGGTGGTCGAGCTCGGTGGTCGTCCGCAGTGCCGTCGCCGCCGGTGACCTGCCCCGTCGGGCTCGCACGGGGCTACCGGCACCGGCGCGTGGTGATCGTGTGGGCGTCGCGCACAGCCGCCGTTGCGGGGGCGTTCCTACGCTGCCGTCATCGTTCACCACCAGGGGAGATTCGATGACGAGCATCCGCGTATCCATGGACATCGGCGGCACCTTCACCGACGTCGTGACCTATGACGAACAGACCGGCGCGTTCAGCGCGGGCAAGGCGTCCACCACACCGGGAAACCTGAGCGATGGCGTGCTGACCGGACTGGGATCGGTGGTCGACAGCCCGGCCGACATCGGCTTCCTGGTCCACGGAACCACCCAGGGGCTCAACGCCTTCCTGGAGCGACGCGGGGTCCCGGTGCTGCTGTTGGCCACCGACGGCGTGCAGGACAGCTACCACATCGCGCGGGGCCCGCGGACCCGGCTCTACGACCTGCACTACCGGAAACCGGAGCCGCTCGTCCCTCGTCGGGACGTGGTGGGGATCGGGGGCCGGATGACCTCCGACGGCACCGAACTCAGCTCCCTGGACGAGCAGGCGGTCCGCGCCGCGGCACACACCGCCGCTGCAGGTGGGCACGGCGCGATCGCGGTCGCGTTCCTGTTCAGCTACGCCAACCCGAGCCATGAGCTGCGGGCCCGCGAGATCCTGCTGGAGGAACTGGGCGAGGACTTCACCGTCTCGCTCTCCCACGAGGCCGCGAAGGAATGGCGCGAGTACGAGCGGACGTCCTCAGCGGTCGTGGAGGCCTACACCGGTCCGATCGTCCGCCGCTATCTGCTGGACCTCGAGCAGCGTCTGACGGATCAGGGCCTGCACGTGCCGCTGCACGTCATGCAGTCCAGTGGCGGCATCCTCACCGCCGAGTCGGCACGACGACGACCGTTGCAGACGCTGCTGTCCGGACCGGTCGGCGGCGCCATCGCCTGCGCCGAGCTGTCGGCCGTCTCTTCGCGTCCGAACCTGATCGGCATCGACATGGGCGGCACCTCGTTCGACGTCTCGCTGATCGTCGACGGCGAACCGGACGTCACCGCCGAGGCGCACCTGGAGGGCTTGCCGATGCTGATGAGCGTCGTCAACATCCACACCGTCGGTGCCGGCGGTGGATCGGTCGCCTGGGCGGAAGCCGGTGGGCTCCGGGTCGGCCCGCGGTCGGCGGGTGCCCGGCCCGGTCCGGCCTGCTACGGCCGCGGCGGCACCGAACCGACGGTCACCGATGCCAACCTGGTACTCGGCAGGATCGATCCGGAAGGCTTCGCCGGCGGTCAGCTGACGCTCGACGTCGACGCCGCCAGGACCGCCGTGGCGGGACTGGGATCCGCGTTCGGGCTCAGCGACGTCGCGATGGCCGAAGGCATCTGCGATGTCGCGAATTCGAAGATGGCGCAGGCGATCCGGACGATCACCGTCTCCCGCGGAATCGAGCCCAGGGACTCGAGCATGGTCGCCTTCGGCGGCGCCGGCCCGATGCACGCGGTGTTCCTCGCCGCCGAACTGGGCATCACCGAGACGATCGTTCCGCGGTTCCCCGGCGCGTTCTCCGCCTGGGGGATGCTGCAGACCCGCATCCGCAAGGACCTGACCGAGCCGTACTTCCGGCCCGAGGCCGACCTGGACGCTGCCGACATGGCGGCACATCTGCGCCGGATGGAGGACGACGCCGCAACCACCCTGGCAGGCGAGGGTGTGCAGCCCGAGCACCGGACGGTGTCACACGCCGTCGACATCCGGTACGCCGAGCAGGAGTACACCCTGACGGTGCCGCTGGAGAGCGCGGACGAATCCTCCGGCGAGAGGTTCCTCGCCGACGTGGCGGAGCGGTTCGCGAAGATGCACGAGAGTCGTTACGGCCACGCCAATCTCGGTGCCCCCATCGAGCTGGTCACCCTGCGCACCACCGGCTGGGGAGACCTGGGCAAGCCCGCTCCGCAGGCCTGGCCCGTGGCGTCCTCACCGGACTTCGCGCATGCGGTGCGCCCCGTCGTGTTCGCCGGCGAGCAGCACGACACGGTGATCGTGCACCGCGATGTTCTGTTCAGCGGTCACCGGCTGAGCGGACCCGCGGTGATCGTCGAGGCAACCGCGACCACCGTCATCCCACCGGGCTACGACATCACCGTCGACGCCATCGGTTCCTTGATCGTCCGCGCACAGAGCGAGGTGTGAGATGTCCGTAGCTGCAGCCACTTCCATCGATCCGGTGACGGTCGAGATCATCCGCAACGCATTGAACGCAGCAGCGGAGGACATGAACGCCACGCTGATCCGGTCTGCGTACACCCCGATCATCTACGAGGCGGGTGACTGCGTCGTCGCTCTGCTGGACGCCGACCACCAGGTGCTCGGCCAGTCGGCCGGCCTGCCCATCTTCCTGGGCAACCTGGAGACCTGCACCCGGGCGACCGAGGAGCGGTTCGGCCGGGAGGTCTGGGAACCGGGGGACGTCTGGATCCTCAACGACTCCTACCTGGGCGGTACCCATCTCAACGATGTGACGATCTTCGGGCCGGTCTTCGTCGGCGAGTTGCTGGTGGGGTTCACCGCCTCGCGGGCGCACTGGATCGATGTCGGGTCCAAGGATCCCGGCGGCTCGATGGACTCAGTCAACATCTTCCAGGAAGGCCTGCGGCTCGGGGCGATGAAGCTCGTGGAGGGCGGTCGGCACGTCCGGTCGGTGATGGACACCATCGCCTACAACGTGCGCTTCCCCTACCCGACGAGCGGTGACATGCACGCGATGATCGCGTGCATCACAATGGGGGAGAAGCGGTTGCAGGAATTGGTCGCACGTTTCGGCCTCGACGTCCTCGAGGCAGCGCGGGACGAGATCTTCCGCCAGACAGAGCAACTCGAACGCGCGGTGATCAGCGCGATACCGGACGGGGTCTATCGCGCGGAGGGAGTGCTCGACAACGACGGCATCGACCTCGACACGCCGATCCCGATCCGGCTGACCGTCACCGTCGCAGCAGACACCATCGACTTCGACGTCACCGAGTCGGCCGACCAGGCGGTCGGACCGGTCAACTGCGGTGCAGCACAGGCGGTCTCGGCTCTGCGGGTCGGTTACAAGCTGCTGGTCAGCCCCGATCTGCCGGGCAACGGTGGCTCGTTCCGCACGATGAGCACCCAGGTCCGGTCGGGATCGGTGCTCGGTGCGGTCGCTCCGGCCGCGTGCCAGTGGTACTTCTCGCACCTGGGACTGCTCATCGACATGGTCGCCAAGGCCCTCGCGCCGGCGATGCCCGACCGGGTGGCGGGAGCCAGCCACGGGGACTCGATGATCATCCTGACCTCCGGCAACGATCCGCGGACGAAGCGCGACTTCGTCAGCCTCGAGGCCACCGTCGGCGGATGGGGAGCGTGGGACGGATCGGACGGGGAGAGTGCGCTGATCAACAACGTGAACGGATCCCTCAAGGACATTCCGATCGAGGTCTACGAGACCCGGTACCCGTGGCGGATCACGAACTATCGGATCCGTCCCGACTCCGGCGGCCCGGGTCGTTGGCGGGGTGGCAACGGCGTGCAGCGGGAGTACGAGGCGCTCACCGACTGCACGGTGTCGCTGTGGTTCGAGCGGTCCCGTCAGCCTGCCTGGGGTCTGTTCGGCGGGGGCGACGCCATCGGCCCCGACGTGGTGATCAACCCGGGCCGCGCCGACGAACGCCGGGTGCTCAAGGCCAACGGTCTGCGACTGCGGGCCGGCGACGTGGTGCGCTGCGCCGCAGGTGGTGGTGGCGGCTACGGGGATGCGACCGAGCGGCCGGCGGCCGCGGTGCTCGACGACGTCCGCGACCGGTACCTGTCCGCCGAATTCGCCCAGGCCCAGTACGGGATCACCCTGCCTATCGCATGAGTTCCCGACGTCCCGGCGGGGTGCGGTCCGGTTCCATCGCTGCGTGCCCCCAGGCGGTGTCGAGCGCGAAACACAGCGTGTGGACGGCCAGTCGGACCTGCGGTTGATCGAAGGTGAGTCCGAGTTCGCGTGCCCGGGCGAGGCGGGCCAGAACGGTGTTGCGGTGCACCCCGAGGGTTCCGGCGGCCACGCTCAGCGAGCCGCCGTTGTCCAGGACCGCGAGGACCGTCGAGATGAGCGCGCGTCGATCCTTCGCGGCCAGCAGGTCGGTCAGGCACAGCTGTGCAACGCCCTCCAAGGAATGGATCGGGAGCCAGCCGAGCGCGGCGCGTACCCCGATCTGGTCGAACCATTCGATGGAGCCTGCGGCCAGGGTGGTGGCGACCCTGGCGGTGAGTCGGGCCTCCTCACGTGAGCGCACCAACCCGCGGGCGCCGGGATGTGCGCCTCCGATCCCGGCGACGAGGCCGTGCCGGGATAGCAGGTCGCTGAGTGAGCGGGCCGCGCGGCGCATCGCAGCGGGGCGATCGGTGCTGCCGGTGCTCCACGAGACCCAGCCGTCTTCGTCAGGGGCGAGCGGCCAGTTCGGCAGGACTGTGTGCCACAGCGAGTGGACCAGCTGGGTCATCTCGTCCTGCTCACCGTCCGCCGGCGGCGCGGTGGGGGTGCTGCGGGTCAGCCAGATCGCCCGGTTGATGCCGTCGAGCTGCCAGCCCAGTTCGCCGGGCCAGGACGCGGGCTCTGTGAGTCCGGTGGCCAGTGGCAGATCCAGGACGGCGGGTGCAGCTGCCGCTTCGCGCAGCATCCGGAACGAGACGCGCTCCAACTCGACCCGGCCGGCCTGCTGCAGGCGACCCTGCGCCCAGGCCGCCAGGATCGGGGTCCGGCCCAGGGCCAGCAACGACTCGACCGTCCCACTGTCGCCGGCACCGGCGGGGATCCGCGTCACGAGTTCGGCGAAGAGATGTCCCGTTGCGGTGGTCACCGGGACCTTGACGAGTTGCGTGCCGGGCTTGTCGGCCACGGCAGCGGCCCGTCCGGCGAGCAGGGTGCTGCCGGCGACCAGGGCCACCGGGAGCGGGTCGAGCTCACGCGCCAGTACCGCGATGATGCCCCGGATCGCGGTCTGGTCGGCCAACTGTTCGGCGCAGCGCGCGATCCTCAGTGCTCTGGCCGAACCGGGAGCGCTGACCTGCGCGGCCAGCGCCAGGGCCAGGTCCACCGGGTCGCGCTCGGCGACCAGCAGCGTGATGTCGAGACGCTCGGCGAGCAGCGAGCCGGAAGCGCTCAGCGACCGGCTGGAGATCACCACCCCCGCCGCTGCGCGCTCCCAGGCGAGGTGCAACGAGGTGGCCAGCG from Nakamurella sp. A5-74 harbors:
- a CDS encoding ATP-dependent Clp protease proteolytic subunit — translated: MGHFTIPDVIERTPNGERAMDVYSRLLSDRVIYLGTEIDDDVANVAVAQLVHLDSDSADLEICLYLNSPGGSMSAAMAIYDTMQFVHAPVATICVGQAASAAAVLLAGGSVGRRAILAHARVLLHQPSIGGRGTISDLALHTQEVLRVREQMNEVLSLHTGRSTDQLLADTERDKVFTAEQAVAYGLADRIVVPHKLQSGGPAQTASSTGP
- a CDS encoding helix-turn-helix transcriptional regulator; protein product: MDRPEPSPTRSADREEGGRVLEFRRPGPAAESPAIDPLWRELAGARLRARRTELGRTLGEVAQRAGISPQYLSEVERGLKDPSSEMLASICGALQLDLAELLRHSILQLGLTSIRSAGDRHGPVLLAV
- a CDS encoding SRPBCC family protein; its protein translation is MELEHRFDLPVGVDQAWATLTDVGIVAECFPGAHLEKVEGDTFTGSLKFKAGPLRLTYKGTARFVEKNAAAHTATLEATGTEGPGSTGTVMVTAVAKPLSPNMTQVDVVTTLSLTGRPAQFGRPLMVEIGNRHIGQFADAVSTKLVGRGTGGAELVDVENPDTIAAARREQALHRGDDSGQYVRRVTGDRSAAHRSGDGRLSSLLTTALPAALVFVGVILLRKLLRKDAAPAAPADS
- a CDS encoding metalloregulator ArsR/SmtB family transcription factor translates to MDGFAVIAEPSRRRIVDQLRVGARDVAGLVDTLGLSQSLVSKHLRVLREAGVVTVEVAGRRRVYRLSDEPLPDVLAWVEPYHRRWSQAFDSLADALDADRRQREKP
- a CDS encoding SRPBCC domain-containing protein produces the protein MSNDFDIRLLTAERIAAAPTDAELSEHDGTWVLTVRRVLAHPPSEVWPMLTDPAQLVRWSPIVPDRVLDSAGPALSRESPDTEPVDVEVLQCRVPDELVHRWGSNVLRWRLRAVPDGTHLTLEQSFGDRTEAPLYGAGWQVCLGVLGLLDDGVDAPRVVGPESLQYGWERVRDQYASLFTPQP
- a CDS encoding VOC family protein, which encodes MHFYVEKFDDSEVLFIHRRPEGSPGAGTVMLAEFSIGGAHIRCSDSFVEHEWDFTPATSMWLDCATEEEQQRLFTGLSQDGRVLMPLDDYGFGPFGWVDDRFGISWQLAIG
- a CDS encoding ornithine cyclodeaminase family protein, whose product is MYLLPHLGPDDVAAVPWPVVVEAIARAAVTDRAGGPARSAVPLARGEFLLMPAESPDAVGIKVLTIAPDNPALGAPRIQGVYLVFDQHTLTPRALIDGPALTELRTAAVSTHGILQLAPPDRTPGALVVFGSGPQAIAHARALDAVRPPTGTTLIARDATGLARAAAQLVDLQGPVLGIVADRSAAVAEAVHGAEVVVCATTARTPLFDGSWLADDALVVAVGSHEPVSRELDAAVFARAAVVLVEDVPTALREAGDVILAVQEGVLDPGSLLPLGARIPAGIAGPRVFKSVGMAWEDLAIAGAVLARR
- a CDS encoding hydantoinase/oxoprolinase family protein, which gives rise to MTSIRVSMDIGGTFTDVVTYDEQTGAFSAGKASTTPGNLSDGVLTGLGSVVDSPADIGFLVHGTTQGLNAFLERRGVPVLLLATDGVQDSYHIARGPRTRLYDLHYRKPEPLVPRRDVVGIGGRMTSDGTELSSLDEQAVRAAAHTAAAGGHGAIAVAFLFSYANPSHELRAREILLEELGEDFTVSLSHEAAKEWREYERTSSAVVEAYTGPIVRRYLLDLEQRLTDQGLHVPLHVMQSSGGILTAESARRRPLQTLLSGPVGGAIACAELSAVSSRPNLIGIDMGGTSFDVSLIVDGEPDVTAEAHLEGLPMLMSVVNIHTVGAGGGSVAWAEAGGLRVGPRSAGARPGPACYGRGGTEPTVTDANLVLGRIDPEGFAGGQLTLDVDAARTAVAGLGSAFGLSDVAMAEGICDVANSKMAQAIRTITVSRGIEPRDSSMVAFGGAGPMHAVFLAAELGITETIVPRFPGAFSAWGMLQTRIRKDLTEPYFRPEADLDAADMAAHLRRMEDDAATTLAGEGVQPEHRTVSHAVDIRYAEQEYTLTVPLESADESSGERFLADVAERFAKMHESRYGHANLGAPIELVTLRTTGWGDLGKPAPQAWPVASSPDFAHAVRPVVFAGEQHDTVIVHRDVLFSGHRLSGPAVIVEATATTVIPPGYDITVDAIGSLIVRAQSEV
- a CDS encoding hydantoinase B/oxoprolinase family protein, which codes for MSVAAATSIDPVTVEIIRNALNAAAEDMNATLIRSAYTPIIYEAGDCVVALLDADHQVLGQSAGLPIFLGNLETCTRATEERFGREVWEPGDVWILNDSYLGGTHLNDVTIFGPVFVGELLVGFTASRAHWIDVGSKDPGGSMDSVNIFQEGLRLGAMKLVEGGRHVRSVMDTIAYNVRFPYPTSGDMHAMIACITMGEKRLQELVARFGLDVLEAARDEIFRQTEQLERAVISAIPDGVYRAEGVLDNDGIDLDTPIPIRLTVTVAADTIDFDVTESADQAVGPVNCGAAQAVSALRVGYKLLVSPDLPGNGGSFRTMSTQVRSGSVLGAVAPAACQWYFSHLGLLIDMVAKALAPAMPDRVAGASHGDSMIILTSGNDPRTKRDFVSLEATVGGWGAWDGSDGESALINNVNGSLKDIPIEVYETRYPWRITNYRIRPDSGGPGRWRGGNGVQREYEALTDCTVSLWFERSRQPAWGLFGGGDAIGPDVVINPGRADERRVLKANGLRLRAGDVVRCAAGGGGGYGDATERPAAAVLDDVRDRYLSAEFAQAQYGITLPIA
- a CDS encoding helix-turn-helix domain-containing protein; amino-acid sequence: MTPPAAFSAPTVPLTMSELLRLDPLAKVEVAHRSATDQPVQGVDLANSFARLRRVPPHTLVVLSDEADSGGWSLATSLHLAWERAAAGVVISSRSLSASGSLLAERLDITLLVAERDPVDLALALAAQVSAPGSARALRIARCAEQLADQTAIRGIIAVLARELDPLPVALVAGSTLLAGRAAAVADKPGTQLVKVPVTTATGHLFAELVTRIPAGAGDSGTVESLLALGRTPILAAWAQGRLQQAGRVELERVSFRMLREAAAAPAVLDLPLATGLTEPASWPGELGWQLDGINRAIWLTRSTPTAPPADGEQDEMTQLVHSLWHTVLPNWPLAPDEDGWVSWSTGSTDRPAAMRRAARSLSDLLSRHGLVAGIGGAHPGARGLVRSREEARLTARVATTLAAGSIEWFDQIGVRAALGWLPIHSLEGVAQLCLTDLLAAKDRRALISTVLAVLDNGGSLSVAAGTLGVHRNTVLARLARARELGLTFDQPQVRLAVHTLCFALDTAWGHAAMEPDRTPPGRRELMR